In Flavobacterium cerinum, one genomic interval encodes:
- a CDS encoding tetratricopeptide repeat protein, producing the protein MNYLYIGGGLVVLFFIYSMFAAKKNMKKAPEKLIEAKNKFEAGETNAALRTLGEAFVIPLDNHVKPEHKTHLIAVLDLLRKIFADMNISGSKLIDPLYDKLTNSVNNTVVLNEGNYKALENFFEETDTDEKLVNYLKNSVFGGEISIDSSSSAGDPEFPQTSSRTTPYINEAGKLIMKGKYQDAIDVYRNALNEQWDDTDKAFLHDQLGSCYLMNKDLTNAEANYKESIAIKPYFLNNWNYGDFLVYHKRKADAEIQLPKIEAMVATPADRKEYNKLQKQFEALK; encoded by the coding sequence ATGAATTATCTTTACATTGGAGGTGGCCTTGTTGTGCTCTTCTTTATCTATTCTATGTTCGCTGCAAAAAAGAACATGAAAAAAGCTCCGGAAAAACTGATTGAAGCTAAAAATAAATTTGAAGCCGGCGAAACCAATGCGGCTTTAAGAACTTTGGGAGAAGCATTTGTGATTCCGCTTGACAATCACGTAAAACCGGAACACAAAACGCACCTTATCGCCGTACTGGATTTATTGAGAAAAATATTCGCTGACATGAATATTTCAGGAAGCAAACTTATTGATCCGCTTTATGATAAGCTTACCAATTCCGTTAATAATACCGTGGTATTAAACGAAGGAAACTACAAGGCATTAGAGAATTTCTTTGAAGAAACTGACACAGATGAAAAATTAGTCAATTACCTGAAAAATTCTGTTTTTGGCGGAGAAATCAGCATTGATTCTTCTTCTTCAGCCGGTGATCCGGAATTTCCTCAAACAAGCAGCAGAACAACACCGTATATTAATGAAGCCGGAAAGCTAATCATGAAAGGTAAATATCAGGATGCTATCGATGTATACCGAAATGCTCTTAACGAACAATGGGATGATACCGATAAAGCATTTTTACATGATCAATTAGGTTCGTGCTATCTAATGAATAAAGATTTAACTAACGCTGAAGCCAATTACAAAGAAAGTATTGCTATTAAGCCTTATTTCCTTAACAACTGGAATTATGGTGACTTCTTAGTTTACCACAAACGTAAAGCTGATGCTGAAATTCAGCTTCCGAAAATTGAAGCGATGGTAGCTACTCCAGCTGACAGAAAAGAATACAATAAATTACAAAAGCAATTCGAAGCGTTAAAATAA
- a CDS encoding WGR domain-containing protein, whose protein sequence is MATLYTITVKSIEATKVIAEVRVDHPDAGSNFGSKDFALQLLLEAGHSERPYFKKLPISEAEWKKLVTEHPRKEEYDLMHQYNDGLQLNITPEEGKKREDRDYWQKHNEELSLQYGKKVSASGMSNGQYYVQFDNEPLKVIEAANKVILSKPVKKKLEKDLYTLEFEVADAEYLYHLREKMRYETAAWNLSSYYKPEIKVTEGEPVLLQYKDAKSDKFWQVIQNDNTLTISYGKTGTTGQKIVKEFDSVQKAEKEREKLINEKLGKGYSKAN, encoded by the coding sequence ATGGCAACACTATACACCATCACGGTAAAAAGCATTGAAGCAACCAAAGTAATAGCAGAAGTTCGCGTAGACCATCCCGACGCAGGGAGCAATTTCGGTTCTAAAGACTTTGCTTTACAATTACTATTAGAAGCAGGTCACTCGGAAAGACCTTATTTCAAAAAACTTCCCATTTCGGAGGCAGAATGGAAAAAACTCGTTACTGAACATCCGCGAAAAGAAGAATACGATTTAATGCATCAGTATAACGACGGTTTACAACTTAATATTACACCTGAAGAAGGTAAAAAAAGAGAGGACCGTGACTATTGGCAAAAACACAACGAAGAACTTTCCCTTCAATATGGTAAGAAAGTGTCAGCCAGCGGAATGTCGAATGGTCAATATTATGTACAATTCGATAACGAACCGTTAAAAGTAATCGAAGCTGCAAACAAGGTAATTCTATCAAAACCAGTAAAGAAAAAACTTGAAAAAGACCTGTACACACTGGAATTTGAAGTTGCCGATGCGGAATACCTGTACCACCTTCGGGAAAAAATGCGTTATGAGACGGCTGCCTGGAACCTTTCCTCCTATTACAAACCAGAAATAAAAGTAACAGAAGGCGAACCGGTACTGTTGCAGTATAAAGATGCCAAAAGCGATAAATTCTGGCAGGTGATACAAAATGATAACACGTTAACTATTAGCTACGGAAAAACAGGAACAACCGGACAGAAAATAGTAAAAGAATTTGATTCTGTACAAAAAGCCGAAAAAGAGCGTGAAAAGCTAATAAACGAAAAACTAGGCAAAGGGTATTCTAAAGCAAACTAA
- a CDS encoding tetratricopeptide repeat-containing sensor histidine kinase, with the protein MIKRFKIKWLLCLFYCIFFDAGSLIYAQDYKRIDSLQYVADIYNRTGQNYKAAVAQLDVDVAFMAADRPLRDRSAYRTAQAYVRSGQYDEAFYHITRAFEGMSQSNDSIGLAYCYSVMGQIFAFKKEDAKAGEYHYKALNILKRNARQKENIVTAKILYADFLIYQKKYTTALKLLSEALSVTHGTGFYNSKAYIKDKLGFCYAMLGDTRKADLYYREALSDEKTNRYVDIRMRILKHQGELSLSLNDITKAKSFLEQCIALKPLTEENEDYVLANRLLAGLYEGLGNYELAYNYGMESVQAKRKLMDEAMLTDTEARSVKFDTEQLALQNSLLQTTVETQKIEAQQANARKNVFLLGFIFTIVVLATLLIFLYFYFRQKRAIAASRNNELKQQLLLTQMNPHFIFNSVDTIQNLIYEDRNDEAVDYLSKFSQLTLQILENSSLQYISLREEINMTVNYLVIQQLLYNNFDYEVIAEDGIDTESTFIPPMLTQPFIENAVKHGIAGKKSDGRIQVRFYKKRNKLYFEVIDNGKGLTGKTREGHRSMATKITSERLNATQDTIEVANIVEEGIVKGTVSRFAIPYKIKNNLA; encoded by the coding sequence ATGATAAAGCGTTTTAAAATCAAGTGGCTGTTATGCCTGTTTTACTGCATCTTTTTCGATGCGGGCAGCTTGATTTATGCGCAGGATTATAAACGCATTGATTCATTACAATATGTAGCTGATATCTATAACCGAACCGGACAGAACTACAAAGCAGCTGTTGCTCAGCTTGATGTGGACGTCGCCTTTATGGCAGCTGACAGACCTCTTCGGGACAGATCGGCATACCGTACTGCTCAGGCTTATGTAAGATCCGGACAATATGACGAAGCTTTTTATCATATTACCAGAGCTTTTGAAGGAATGTCCCAGTCAAACGATTCTATTGGCCTTGCCTATTGTTACAGCGTAATGGGACAGATCTTCGCCTTTAAAAAAGAGGACGCTAAAGCTGGTGAATATCATTATAAAGCATTGAATATTCTCAAAAGAAATGCCCGTCAAAAAGAAAACATTGTCACAGCCAAAATACTTTATGCCGATTTTCTTATCTATCAAAAGAAGTATACCACAGCTTTAAAACTACTATCCGAAGCGCTTTCCGTTACGCACGGTACCGGCTTTTATAACTCAAAAGCTTATATAAAGGATAAACTGGGCTTTTGCTATGCTATGCTTGGTGATACCCGAAAAGCAGATTTGTATTACCGCGAGGCACTGAGCGATGAAAAAACAAATCGGTATGTTGACATTCGGATGCGGATTTTAAAACATCAGGGGGAACTTTCCCTTTCCCTTAATGATATCACAAAAGCGAAGTCTTTTTTGGAGCAATGTATTGCTTTAAAACCATTGACCGAAGAAAACGAAGACTATGTTCTGGCTAACCGACTGCTTGCCGGATTATATGAAGGACTGGGTAACTACGAACTGGCCTATAATTATGGTATGGAATCCGTGCAAGCCAAAAGGAAGCTAATGGACGAGGCAATGCTTACCGATACAGAGGCCCGTTCTGTAAAATTTGATACCGAACAGCTGGCATTGCAAAACAGTCTCCTCCAGACAACCGTCGAAACGCAAAAAATTGAAGCACAACAGGCAAACGCACGGAAAAATGTATTCCTGCTTGGTTTTATATTTACCATTGTTGTATTAGCCACTCTTTTGATTTTTTTATATTTTTACTTCAGACAGAAAAGAGCCATCGCGGCTAGCAGAAATAACGAATTGAAGCAGCAATTACTGCTTACTCAAATGAATCCGCATTTTATTTTTAACTCGGTAGATACGATACAAAATCTTATTTATGAAGATCGGAATGACGAAGCCGTAGATTACCTTTCGAAATTCTCACAGCTTACCCTTCAGATTCTGGAGAACTCTTCATTACAATACATTAGTCTCAGGGAAGAAATCAACATGACGGTCAACTATCTGGTTATCCAACAACTGCTTTATAACAATTTCGATTACGAAGTCATTGCAGAAGATGGAATTGACACCGAAAGTACTTTTATTCCGCCGATGCTTACCCAACCGTTTATAGAGAACGCTGTAAAGCATGGAATCGCCGGAAAAAAATCAGATGGCCGGATACAAGTACGGTTCTACAAAAAACGCAACAAACTGTATTTTGAGGTAATCGATAACGGAAAAGGACTAACCGGCAAAACAAGAGAAGGTCACCGATCGATGGCGACGAAAATCACATCCGAAAGACTAAATGCTACGCAAGATACTATTGAAGTAGCCAATATAGTTGAAGAAGGTATTGTAAAAGGTACTGTAAGCCGTTTTGCTATTCCCTATAAAATAAAAAACAATCTTGCATGA
- a CDS encoding tetratricopeptide repeat protein, with amino-acid sequence MKQFRALCFLSFFLLIFSQAITAQQNDRKTSYEAEIDALNRMGLTYNKQGNVEKAEPLFQQAIALSRKHKYNKKLGQSLYNLSSLYTETANYETAIQLGEECIEVLQKYDDKETIARCLINLETCWRQHGILINAMTYADSAVKALRPVKNDTLLELALWRQGEIYREINTALAIPMLKEALVLAQKIPELYNLDNIYNSLGQCYIEPYMEVYDAAIAERYFKMALEAALKYDKKEVNYNRIQYGKICTANGKYKEAEQQLKLVYENAAVTNNTDEQSVAAFCLSEVYFAVKDFKTAYRYLKKHESLEELYATTQKKSTTAKMAFNFKTGRVETQNKLLKQQRELQRLKQEQVSFRNNVKIGVSVAITLFLVTVTLALYRFNKKKNLLLSKKSATLRQQLLLTQMSPHFITSSIESIQNLIREDKPDIAATYLSKFTRLTRQILESSTGDSISVDEEIAIITNYLTVQQLLHTGGFSFTVDDDGMDTETIYIPPMLTQPLLANAVKRVLAGSGQHSVAVQLLLKNNKLLIQVSDSGGSLKPGELQRILDSKDISITAERLSTPVTVENVSLEDGTAGVMTQLEIDYISDD; translated from the coding sequence ATGAAGCAGTTCCGTGCCTTATGCTTTCTCTCCTTTTTCCTGCTGATTTTCTCACAGGCAATAACGGCACAACAGAATGACCGGAAAACTTCGTATGAAGCAGAAATCGACGCTCTGAATCGTATGGGACTAACCTACAATAAACAGGGAAACGTTGAAAAAGCAGAACCTCTTTTTCAGCAAGCCATAGCACTTTCCCGTAAACATAAATACAACAAAAAACTAGGTCAGAGCCTGTACAACCTTTCTTCCTTATATACCGAAACTGCCAATTATGAAACGGCAATACAACTTGGTGAAGAATGTATTGAAGTGCTACAAAAATATGACGATAAAGAAACCATTGCGAGGTGTCTGATCAACCTTGAAACATGTTGGCGACAACATGGGATATTGATCAACGCTATGACCTATGCCGACAGTGCGGTTAAGGCTTTACGCCCTGTAAAAAACGATACATTACTGGAGTTAGCACTTTGGCGACAAGGAGAAATATATCGGGAAATAAATACCGCATTGGCTATACCTATGCTTAAAGAGGCACTGGTTTTGGCGCAAAAAATACCGGAACTGTACAACCTGGATAACATTTACAATTCGCTGGGACAATGTTATATTGAGCCTTATATGGAAGTCTATGACGCCGCAATTGCTGAGCGTTATTTTAAAATGGCTTTGGAGGCTGCATTAAAATATGACAAAAAAGAGGTGAATTATAATCGCATACAATACGGCAAAATATGCACTGCTAACGGAAAGTACAAAGAAGCGGAACAGCAATTAAAGCTAGTCTACGAAAATGCCGCTGTCACCAATAACACCGATGAACAGTCGGTTGCCGCATTTTGTCTTAGTGAAGTGTATTTTGCCGTTAAGGATTTTAAAACCGCCTATCGTTACCTTAAAAAACACGAATCGCTCGAAGAACTGTATGCTACTACGCAGAAAAAAAGCACAACTGCTAAGATGGCTTTTAACTTTAAGACCGGAAGAGTTGAAACTCAAAATAAACTCCTGAAACAGCAACGCGAATTACAACGACTAAAACAGGAGCAGGTAAGCTTCCGTAATAACGTAAAAATAGGCGTTTCTGTAGCGATAACCCTTTTTCTGGTTACCGTTACACTGGCGCTGTACAGATTCAACAAAAAGAAAAATCTATTACTGTCCAAAAAGAGCGCCACACTACGCCAACAATTGCTACTCACGCAAATGAGTCCACATTTTATAACGTCATCCATTGAAAGCATACAAAATCTTATCAGAGAAGACAAACCGGATATTGCGGCCACTTATCTTTCTAAATTTACTCGTCTAACCCGTCAGATATTGGAAAGCAGTACCGGTGACTCAATTTCGGTGGATGAAGAAATCGCTATCATAACCAACTATCTTACTGTTCAGCAACTACTCCATACCGGCGGTTTTAGCTTTACGGTTGACGACGATGGTATGGATACCGAAACGATCTACATCCCTCCTATGCTCACACAACCCTTGCTAGCCAATGCTGTAAAAAGAGTATTAGCCGGTAGCGGACAGCATTCGGTTGCGGTACAATTACTTCTGAAAAACAACAAGCTGTTAATTCAGGTAAGTGACTCCGGCGGATCTTTAAAACCGGGTGAACTACAGCGTATTCTGGATTCAAAAGATATAAGTATAACGGCTGAAAGACTTTCAACTCCTGTAACGGTTGAAAATGTTAGTCTCGAAGATGGTACGGCCGGTGTCATGACACAGTTGGAGATAGACTATATATCGGATGACTGA
- a CDS encoding SMI1/KNR4 family protein — protein MTQIIVPNSKIDEGQLVEFEKEIEARLPEAYRQFLLLHNGGQPDNTEFTAKKYGGSIIQRFFGFNTPYNTDNFDYIRSTFKDRVPDSFLPIGRDMLGNLILIGIRQKYQGRIYFWWHENESDKKAWFKNIYTISNSFTDFFDNLKEEEEESYGFLVDLFDSDDSQKQLDLINSGWDVNTPLENNFGFAIERLALSGDTEVLKALIAKGANFGEAMEKTLTFGNVEAAGLLLAAGADPNYATEKARNNRDTLLMSAVNTPGARPEIAKLLIEYGADVRVEDAYGWTALKVAVRTVSRDNPEMQAIVDLIQSKLETIAD, from the coding sequence ATGACGCAAATCATTGTACCGAACTCAAAAATCGATGAGGGACAGTTGGTTGAATTCGAAAAAGAGATCGAAGCTCGTCTTCCTGAAGCTTATCGGCAATTCCTGCTTCTGCATAATGGCGGGCAACCCGATAATACTGAATTTACGGCAAAAAAATACGGTGGCAGCATTATACAGCGTTTTTTCGGCTTTAATACACCTTATAATACCGATAATTTCGATTACATAAGAAGTACTTTTAAAGATCGCGTTCCCGACAGTTTTTTGCCAATTGGAAGAGACATGTTGGGTAACCTGATTTTAATCGGAATCCGGCAAAAGTATCAGGGTAGGATCTATTTTTGGTGGCATGAGAACGAAAGCGATAAGAAAGCCTGGTTCAAGAATATTTACACAATCAGTAACTCGTTCACCGATTTTTTTGACAATCTGAAGGAAGAAGAGGAAGAGTCATACGGTTTTCTGGTGGATCTGTTCGACAGTGACGATTCTCAAAAGCAACTTGACTTGATCAATAGTGGCTGGGATGTCAATACGCCTTTAGAAAATAATTTCGGTTTTGCTATCGAACGATTGGCATTGAGCGGTGATACCGAGGTGCTCAAAGCGTTAATTGCCAAAGGCGCGAATTTTGGAGAGGCTATGGAAAAAACGTTAACGTTCGGAAATGTTGAAGCAGCCGGGTTATTGCTGGCAGCCGGAGCCGATCCTAATTACGCAACTGAGAAAGCCAGAAATAATCGGGATACCCTTTTAATGTCGGCCGTTAACACTCCGGGTGCGCGTCCTGAAATAGCAAAATTATTAATTGAATATGGTGCTGATGTTAGAGTAGAAGATGCCTATGGATGGACCGCTTTGAAAGTCGCAGTAAGAACAGTATCTCGTGACAATCCTGAAATGCAGGCTATAGTTGATTTGATACAATCTAAATTAGAAACAATAGCTGATTAA
- a CDS encoding LytR/AlgR family response regulator transcription factor, which translates to MLRAVIIDDIETIRKKNSAIIKSNCPNITIIGQADSVASGINLIRQLTPDIVFLDVEMPDGTGFDLLQELQPITFKVIFITGYEDFAIRAFRFSAIDYLLKPLDPADLVEAVTKAEESLSKEIFDLKLNNLFSNLGSPKNSQKLVLKTADRIYSVSIQDIVHCESDKNYTTFTFINAPKLIVSTNLKEYETMLTPHNFFRTHQSHLINMAYFDHFIKSDGGNTIVLKNKTSIPLSVRKKEEFLILLENLHV; encoded by the coding sequence ATGTTAAGAGCTGTTATTATTGACGATATTGAAACTATTCGAAAGAAAAATAGTGCCATCATAAAATCAAACTGCCCCAATATTACTATTATTGGCCAGGCAGATTCTGTAGCATCAGGAATTAATCTGATCAGGCAACTTACACCGGATATTGTTTTTCTCGACGTAGAAATGCCCGACGGAACGGGATTTGATTTACTTCAGGAATTACAACCGATTACTTTTAAAGTTATTTTTATAACGGGATATGAAGACTTTGCCATCAGGGCTTTCCGTTTTTCGGCCATTGATTACCTTTTAAAACCTTTAGATCCGGCCGATTTGGTCGAAGCTGTTACAAAAGCGGAAGAATCGCTTAGCAAAGAAATTTTTGATCTAAAACTCAATAACCTGTTCAGTAATCTCGGAAGTCCGAAAAATTCACAAAAACTGGTTCTGAAAACAGCCGATAGAATTTATTCTGTAAGTATTCAGGACATCGTACACTGTGAATCGGATAAAAATTATACCACTTTTACTTTTATTAATGCACCAAAACTCATTGTTTCGACCAATCTTAAAGAATATGAAACAATGCTAACGCCTCACAATTTCTTCAGGACGCATCAATCGCACCTGATCAATATGGCTTATTTCGACCATTTTATTAAATCAGATGGCGGAAATACAATCGTTTTAAAAAATAAGACTTCAATTCCTCTTTCTGTTCGCAAAAAAGAAGAGTTCCTTATTTTACTTGAAAATCTTCATGTCTAA
- a CDS encoding tetratricopeptide repeat-containing sensor histidine kinase, with amino-acid sequence MSKTTWLATVIVFFFISTISYSQDKTIDSLKTILANPKTSDMVRISTIYAGMSNSIGWSKQHIAFYNQLLPIFSKGLKMDHLTPKMKNEYLYAAGVYYYNIAKKETFDGSDKAPENYDLAIKYWKEAKNYKTVASAMIGKGTYYRKIADWPKTFENFFEALKYYESIKNEMGISHVNQEIGTTCIAQEDWEKAIVYLKKSLVYFDVPESELWKSDRHEIAVINNNIGVAYSRLKKYPEAHKSFLRAYEIIKPNKDPQAESMILVQLANSSSDMGDSTQAQIYLDQALALCKDDLSRQGVYGNAARVYYKSKKYEKAAEYGELSYALALKLKNIGARTGMSNLLHKIYKESKQYDNALKMYEAWIVLKDSSNLEASKNELAQQQLKYDFERKELQQKIMQQKKLTEVKLEQQNKLAAIKLENEKQSALETSRNKLAHQQLKYDFEKKTLNQKLIEGKKVAAIKLKGEKETAAKNNWLIGLSGVLLLFLLGAYFYYRNTKQKQAITLLEKDQIKQKLLITQMNPHFIFNSIDNIQGLIQDKQDKEAVDYLTKFSKLTRQILENSNENYISLAEEVEMTRNYLAIQQLLYNNKFNFTIAIEKSIDAETIFLPPMLTQPFIENAIKHGLSNKSEDGMIAIHFYLKADKLFFEVTDNGKGFETDKKIANHKSLAMTITKERLIGYTKNQDFLVQTDNILDQNTNIVGAKVFFEIPYIYEN; translated from the coding sequence ATGAGTAAAACTACTTGGCTAGCCACCGTAATTGTATTTTTCTTTATTTCAACGATTTCTTATTCTCAGGATAAGACTATTGATTCCTTAAAAACGATTCTCGCCAACCCTAAAACCAGTGATATGGTACGCATAAGTACTATTTATGCGGGGATGAGTAACTCAATTGGCTGGAGCAAACAACACATTGCTTTTTACAATCAATTGCTACCTATTTTTTCTAAAGGACTCAAAATGGATCATCTTACTCCCAAGATGAAGAACGAATATCTCTATGCGGCCGGAGTCTATTACTATAATATCGCTAAAAAAGAAACCTTTGACGGTAGTGATAAAGCGCCGGAAAATTATGATTTGGCCATAAAATATTGGAAAGAAGCAAAAAATTATAAAACCGTAGCCTCAGCTATGATCGGTAAAGGCACCTACTATCGAAAAATAGCCGATTGGCCCAAAACATTTGAAAACTTTTTTGAAGCACTTAAATATTACGAAAGCATCAAAAATGAAATGGGAATTTCACATGTGAATCAGGAAATCGGAACTACCTGTATAGCACAAGAAGATTGGGAAAAAGCAATTGTTTACTTAAAAAAATCCCTGGTTTATTTTGACGTTCCTGAATCGGAATTATGGAAAAGCGACCGACATGAAATTGCGGTTATCAATAACAACATAGGAGTTGCCTACAGCCGACTTAAAAAATATCCGGAAGCGCACAAAAGCTTCCTAAGAGCCTATGAAATCATAAAACCGAACAAAGATCCGCAGGCAGAATCGATGATATTGGTACAGTTGGCAAATTCCAGCAGCGACATGGGAGATAGTACTCAGGCACAAATCTACCTCGATCAGGCATTGGCTTTATGCAAAGATGACCTTTCCAGACAAGGGGTATACGGTAATGCTGCCAGAGTCTATTACAAATCAAAAAAATACGAAAAAGCAGCTGAATACGGCGAGTTGAGTTATGCCTTAGCCCTTAAGTTAAAAAATATCGGGGCAAGAACAGGTATGAGTAACTTATTGCATAAAATTTACAAGGAAAGTAAACAATATGACAACGCCCTTAAAATGTATGAAGCCTGGATTGTGCTAAAAGATTCCAGTAATCTTGAAGCTTCAAAAAATGAGCTGGCACAACAACAACTGAAATATGATTTCGAAAGAAAAGAACTGCAACAAAAAATAATGCAGCAAAAGAAATTGACGGAAGTTAAATTAGAACAACAAAATAAATTAGCGGCTATCAAACTGGAAAATGAAAAACAATCGGCGTTGGAAACATCCCGAAATAAATTGGCGCATCAACAGCTAAAATATGATTTCGAGAAAAAAACGCTAAATCAAAAATTAATTGAAGGTAAAAAAGTAGCGGCCATCAAATTAAAAGGCGAAAAGGAAACAGCCGCAAAAAATAACTGGCTGATCGGACTTTCAGGCGTGCTTCTATTGTTTCTTTTGGGCGCTTATTTTTATTACCGAAATACCAAACAAAAACAAGCGATAACACTTCTTGAAAAAGATCAAATCAAACAAAAACTATTGATCACACAAATGAATCCGCATTTTATCTTTAATTCTATCGATAACATTCAAGGATTGATTCAGGACAAACAAGACAAGGAAGCCGTAGATTACCTGACTAAATTTTCAAAACTGACCCGTCAGATTCTTGAAAATTCCAATGAAAATTATATTTCGTTGGCAGAGGAAGTGGAAATGACCCGAAATTATTTAGCCATCCAGCAACTTTTATACAACAATAAGTTCAACTTTACCATTGCTATCGAAAAGAGTATTGATGCCGAAACTATCTTTTTACCGCCAATGCTAACGCAGCCTTTTATAGAGAATGCGATCAAACACGGTTTAAGCAACAAATCAGAAGACGGAATGATTGCGATTCATTTTTATCTTAAAGCAGACAAATTATTCTTTGAAGTTACCGATAACGGAAAAGGATTTGAAACCGACAAAAAAATCGCCAACCACAAATCGTTGGCTATGACAATTACCAAAGAACGCTTGATCGGTTATACCAAAAATCAAGACTTTCTGGTGCAAACCGATAATATCCTGGATCAAAATACAAATATTGTCGGGGCTAAAGTTTTTTTTGAAATTCCTTACATTTACGAAAATTAA
- a CDS encoding tetratricopeptide repeat protein → MKQIDHEELKAIIKNDAFDKYTNEQIFKDTKYYFESMKSAPFFGEETLGIYVDIYKKLGEKGYSPALYELGLLYYNGEFWLPSDYAVSLEYHQKAAALNNIDAMFELYVYYATGIGTEINPEIATDWNLKAANAGNNRACYNMGTFYATGNNVPLDMEKAVDWYDKASQLGNVRATETLSLMYRYGEGVPQDDAKADAYKEREIELREAFLRRMDKM, encoded by the coding sequence ATGAAACAGATTGATCACGAAGAACTAAAAGCAATAATCAAAAATGATGCTTTTGATAAATACACTAACGAACAGATCTTTAAGGATACTAAATACTATTTCGAATCGATGAAATCCGCGCCTTTCTTTGGAGAGGAAACCCTTGGTATATATGTTGACATCTATAAAAAACTTGGCGAAAAAGGTTATAGTCCTGCATTATACGAACTTGGGTTATTGTATTACAACGGCGAATTCTGGTTGCCGTCTGATTATGCCGTATCATTGGAATACCACCAAAAAGCGGCTGCATTAAACAATATCGATGCGATGTTTGAATTGTATGTTTATTACGCGACGGGTATCGGAACCGAAATAAATCCGGAAATTGCTACCGACTGGAACTTAAAAGCAGCTAATGCCGGTAACAACAGAGCGTGCTACAATATGGGTACTTTTTATGCCACCGGAAACAATGTGCCTTTGGATATGGAGAAAGCTGTAGACTGGTATGATAAAGCTTCACAACTTGGTAATGTGCGGGCAACGGAAACCCTTAGCTTAATGTATCGCTATGGTGAAGGTGTACCGCAGGACGATGCGAAAGCCGATGCCTATAAAGAACGGGAAATCGAACTGCGTGAAGCATTTTTACGTCGTATGGACAAAATGTAA